From Eschrichtius robustus isolate mEscRob2 chromosome 7, mEscRob2.pri, whole genome shotgun sequence, a single genomic window includes:
- the BLOC1S2 gene encoding biogenesis of lysosome-related organelles complex 1 subunit 2, which translates to MRTHPSPRSSAGPGMAAAAEGVPESHREEPVRDDAAVETAEEAKEPAEADISELCRDMFSKMATYLTGELTATSEDYKLLENMNKLTSLKYLEMKDIAVNISRNLKDLNQKYAGLQPYLDQINVIEEQVAALEQAAYKLDAYSKKLEAKYKKLEKR; encoded by the exons ATGCGCacgcatcccagccccagaagcAGCGCGGGGCCGGGCATGGCGGCGGCGGCCGAGGGTGTCCCAGAGAGCCACCGCGAGGAGCCCGTTCGGG ATGATGCCGCCGTGGAGACCGCTGAGGAAGCAAAGGAGCCCGCTGAGGCTGACATCTCTGAGCTCTGCCGGGACATGTTCTCCAAGATGGCAACTTACCTGACTGGGGAACTGACGG CCACCAGTGAAGACTATAAGCTTCtggaaaatatgaataaactAACCAGCCTGAAGTATCTTGAAATGAAAGATATTGCTGTAAACATCAGTAGAAACTTAAAGGACTTAAACCAGAAGT atgcTGGACTACAGCCTTATCTGGATCAGATCAATGTAATTGAGGAGCAGGTAGCAGCTCTTGAGCAGGCAGCCTACAAGTTGGATGCGTATTCAAAAAAACTGG AAGCCAAATACAAGAAGCTGGAGAAGCGATGA